One window of the Zea mays cultivar B73 chromosome 3, Zm-B73-REFERENCE-NAM-5.0, whole genome shotgun sequence genome contains the following:
- the LOC100284520 gene encoding Protein RALF-like 22 precursor: MARLGAGAVLTLLLAVAAAAAFLAVPASAKVGDLSAVEFVAARGSSIPGQRSSKCSGAVGECGVDEEEELGLSGGGGIGAGDALRRTLAQRKPTNRYISYAALRADQVPCNKRGRSYYTNCAAQTAANPYRRGCSAITRCARSMN; encoded by the coding sequence ATGGCCCGCCTCGGAGCCGGCGCCGTGTTGACGCTCCTGCTGGCTGTCGCGGCGGCGGCCGCGTTCCTCGCGGTGCCGGCCTCGGCCAAGGTCGGGGACCTGAGCGCGGTGGAGTTCGTGGCGGCGCGGGGCAGCAGCATCCCGGGGCAGCGCAGCAGCAAGTGTTCGGGCGCCGTGGGCGAGTGCGGCGTGGACGAGGAGGAGGAGCTCGGgctgagcggcggcggcggcatcgGCGCCGGCGACGCGCTGCGGCGGACGCTTGCGCAGCGCAAGCCGACCAACCGGTACATCAGCTACGCGGCGCTGCGCGCGGACCAGGTGCCGTGCAACAAGCGCGGCCGGTCCTACTACACCAACTGCGCGGCGCAGACGGCCGCCAACCCCTACCGCCGCGGCTGCTCCGCCATCACGCGCTGCGCCCGCAGCATGAACTGA